The following coding sequences lie in one Bartonella sp. DGB1 genomic window:
- the sdhD gene encoding succinate dehydrogenase, hydrophobic membrane anchor protein, which yields MKDMRTPLNKIRGLGTAKSGTRHFWLQRLTAVANIPLFIWFIFLLISFTGQSDQEIKAIIASPCVAILLSLMLISGLYHMKLGLQVVIEDYIHGHLLKIILLILNNFFSLTLGIICLFSIIKLSLGG from the coding sequence ATGAAAGACATGCGCACTCCTCTAAATAAAATTCGCGGGCTAGGTACTGCCAAGTCAGGAACTAGACATTTTTGGTTACAAAGATTAACCGCTGTAGCAAATATACCTTTATTTATCTGGTTTATTTTTTTACTAATCAGCTTCACCGGACAATCAGACCAAGAAATAAAAGCAATAATTGCTTCTCCTTGCGTAGCTATTTTATTATCATTAATGCTAATAAGCGGTTTGTATCATATGAAATTAGGGCTACAAGTGGTTATAGAAGATTATATTCATGGTCATTTATTAAAAATAATTTTATTGATTCTCAATAATTTCTTCTCTCTCACTTTAGGAATAATTTGTCTTTTTTCCATAATTAAATTAAGCTTAGGAGGTTAA